From the genome of Streptomyces sp. NBC_01116, one region includes:
- a CDS encoding MarR family winged helix-turn-helix transcriptional regulator, with protein sequence MPDLIHDGDSAAAVSSLRSAVMLLGRRLKHQRVDESLSPTEMSVLGTLARCGSATPGELARKEHVQPPSMTRIVALLEAKGLVRLEPHPDDRRQKRVSQTEQAEAMLAESRTKRNAWLSRLAEGLDEDEWETLRAAAPVLEKLAHL encoded by the coding sequence ATGCCTGACCTGATCCACGACGGCGACAGTGCCGCCGCCGTGAGCTCCCTCCGCTCCGCCGTGATGCTGCTGGGCCGTCGTCTGAAGCACCAGCGCGTCGACGAGTCGCTGAGCCCCACCGAGATGTCGGTGCTCGGCACCCTTGCCCGTTGCGGTTCGGCCACCCCCGGTGAGCTGGCCCGCAAGGAGCACGTGCAGCCCCCGTCGATGACCCGCATCGTCGCGCTGCTGGAGGCGAAGGGGCTGGTCAGGCTGGAACCGCACCCCGATGACCGTCGGCAGAAGAGGGTCAGCCAGACCGAGCAGGCCGAGGCCATGCTCGCGGAGAGCCGCACCAAGCGGAACGCCTGGCTGTCCCGCCTCGCCGAGGGCCTGGACGAGGACGAGTGGGAGACGCTTCGGGCCGCCGCGCCCGTGTTGGAGAAGCTCGCCCACCTGTGA
- a CDS encoding MFS transporter yields the protein MSTGSGADSAPAPTSTHESKTGGTFSSLKIRNYRLFATGAVISNTGTWMSRITQDWLVLSLTGSATAVGITTALQFLPMLLFGLYGGVIADRLPKRQILLVSQAMLGLCGIALAVLTLTGVVEVWHVYLVAFLLGMVTVVDNPARQSFVSEMVGPAQLRNAVSLNSANFQSARLIGPAVAGVLITTVGSGWAFLLNGLSFLAPLVGLLMMRTDEMHASVTVPRAKGQLREGLRYVKGRPELIWPIVLVGFVGTFGFNFPIWLTAYADEIFDGGAGMYSFFNILMAAGSLAGALLSARRRSTRLRMLVIAGTAFGLLEIAASLSPSVWLFSILLVPIGMLGLTTNITANTSVQMAADPAMRGRVMSLYMMVFAGGTPVGAPIVGWISDTYGPRTGFAAGGAISVIAALGVGFALARVGGLRLKVDLRPGRPHVRFVPREQLATAA from the coding sequence TTGAGTACGGGATCCGGAGCAGACTCCGCCCCCGCACCGACTTCCACCCACGAGAGCAAGACCGGCGGGACCTTCTCGTCGCTGAAGATCCGCAACTACCGCCTGTTCGCCACGGGCGCCGTGATCTCCAACACCGGTACCTGGATGTCCCGCATCACGCAGGACTGGCTCGTGCTGAGCCTGACGGGTTCCGCGACGGCCGTGGGCATCACCACGGCCCTCCAGTTCCTTCCCATGCTCCTCTTCGGCCTGTACGGCGGCGTCATAGCCGACCGCCTGCCGAAGCGGCAGATCCTGCTCGTCAGCCAGGCCATGCTCGGCCTGTGCGGCATCGCGCTGGCCGTCCTGACCCTGACCGGGGTCGTGGAGGTCTGGCACGTCTATCTGGTCGCCTTCCTCCTCGGCATGGTGACCGTCGTCGACAACCCGGCCCGCCAGTCGTTCGTCTCCGAGATGGTCGGCCCCGCGCAACTGCGCAACGCGGTCAGCCTGAACTCGGCGAACTTCCAGTCCGCCCGGCTCATCGGCCCCGCCGTCGCGGGCGTCCTGATCACCACGGTCGGCAGCGGCTGGGCCTTCCTGCTCAACGGCCTCTCCTTCCTGGCCCCGCTCGTCGGCCTGCTGATGATGCGCACCGACGAGATGCACGCCTCGGTGACCGTCCCCCGGGCCAAGGGCCAGCTCCGCGAGGGCCTGCGCTACGTGAAGGGCCGCCCCGAGCTGATCTGGCCGATCGTCCTGGTCGGCTTCGTCGGCACGTTCGGCTTCAACTTCCCGATCTGGCTGACCGCCTACGCCGACGAGATCTTCGACGGCGGCGCGGGCATGTACTCCTTCTTCAACATCCTGATGGCGGCCGGTTCGCTGGCCGGCGCACTGCTCTCGGCCCGCCGCCGCTCCACACGGCTGCGGATGCTGGTGATCGCGGGCACGGCGTTCGGGCTGCTGGAGATCGCCGCCTCGCTGTCCCCGTCGGTCTGGCTGTTCTCGATCCTGCTGGTCCCGATCGGCATGCTCGGCCTGACCACGAACATCACCGCGAACACGAGCGTCCAGATGGCCGCCGATCCGGCGATGCGGGGCCGGGTGATGAGCCTGTACATGATGGTCTTCGCCGGGGGTACGCCGGTGGGCGCCCCGATCGTCGGCTGGATCAGCGACACCTACGGCCCCCGCACCGGCTTCGCGGCCGGCGGCGCGATCTCGGTGATCGCCGCCCTGGGCGTCGGCTTCGCCCTCGCCCGCGTCGGCGGCCTCCGCCTGAAGGTCGACCTCCGCCCGGGCCGCCCGCACGTCCGCTTCGTCCCGCGCGAGCAGCTGGCGACGGCGGCGTGA
- a CDS encoding phosphatase PAP2 family protein, protein MPRSLPEPPTPRPHGAEPGTTPARTRRADRRLGVRLLAAVGAGAVAAVPFALLVVLVEGTWPPLQRLDAGAARRLHEVALEHPGWTATLRILSDWVWDPATLRTAVALLTVWLLYRRAWRLAAWAATTAIGGALTGVLAKVVVERARPSLQDPVAHAPGYSFPSGHAMTAATSCAVLLLVLLPLVPRRWRWLCWGAAGISVLGVGFTRIALGVHWFSDVIGGWLLGGAVVVLTGWAFEAWRKDAGRRRTDAAEGLEPELVDEHPEPEAYGARRGARDQ, encoded by the coding sequence GTGCCACGATCCCTCCCCGAACCGCCCACCCCACGACCGCACGGCGCGGAGCCGGGGACCACACCGGCCCGGACCCGCCGCGCCGACCGCCGCCTCGGTGTACGACTGCTGGCGGCGGTCGGGGCGGGCGCGGTCGCCGCGGTGCCGTTCGCGCTGCTCGTGGTCCTCGTCGAGGGAACGTGGCCCCCGCTCCAGCGCCTGGACGCCGGTGCGGCCCGCCGGCTGCACGAGGTGGCCCTGGAGCACCCGGGGTGGACGGCCACGCTGCGCATCCTGTCGGACTGGGTCTGGGACCCGGCCACGCTGCGCACGGCGGTCGCCCTGCTCACGGTGTGGCTGCTGTACCGGCGGGCGTGGCGGCTGGCCGCGTGGGCCGCGACCACCGCGATCGGCGGCGCGCTGACCGGGGTGCTCGCCAAGGTCGTGGTGGAGCGGGCCAGGCCCTCGCTCCAGGATCCGGTGGCCCACGCGCCCGGCTACTCGTTCCCCTCGGGCCACGCGATGACGGCCGCCACGTCGTGCGCCGTCCTCCTGCTGGTGCTGCTGCCGCTGGTGCCGCGCAGGTGGCGGTGGCTGTGCTGGGGAGCGGCGGGGATCTCCGTCCTGGGCGTCGGCTTCACCCGGATCGCGCTCGGCGTGCACTGGTTCAGCGACGTCATCGGCGGATGGCTGCTGGGGGGCGCGGTCGTCGTCCTCACCGGCTGGGCCTTCGAGGCCTGGCGGAAGGACGCCGGCCGCCGCCGCACGGACGCGGCGGAAGGCCTCGAACCCGAGCTGGTGGACGAGCACCCGGAGCCGGAGGCGTACGGCGCCCGGCGCGGCGCGCGGGATCAGTAA
- the thpR gene encoding RNA 2',3'-cyclic phosphodiesterase: MSSHGSGHSSGTPPTQRLFAALLPPAGAVAGLRSALAPLHALPGAGDLRWTRPEGWHYTLAFYGEVPEAVLPELYARLERAAHRTEPFPLRVHGAGHFGGRALWAGAAGGLDTLRLLAERADAAARRAGLPMEEHRRYAPHLTLARSRGEADLGPFTAALAGFEGERWEAGGLSLVRSALPVSGVPGERPRYETARAWALGR, from the coding sequence ATGAGCAGCCACGGCTCCGGCCACAGCTCCGGCACCCCGCCCACCCAGCGCCTCTTCGCTGCCCTCCTGCCGCCCGCCGGGGCCGTCGCCGGACTCCGGTCGGCGCTCGCCCCGCTCCACGCGCTGCCCGGCGCGGGCGACCTGCGCTGGACGCGGCCCGAGGGCTGGCACTACACGCTGGCGTTCTACGGCGAGGTGCCGGAGGCCGTCCTGCCGGAGCTGTACGCGCGCCTGGAGCGGGCCGCGCACCGTACCGAGCCCTTTCCGCTCCGCGTACACGGGGCGGGGCACTTCGGCGGGCGGGCGCTGTGGGCCGGGGCGGCGGGCGGGCTCGACACGCTGCGGCTGCTCGCCGAGCGGGCCGACGCCGCCGCCCGGCGGGCCGGGCTGCCGATGGAGGAGCACCGCCGCTACGCCCCGCACCTGACGCTGGCCCGGAGCCGGGGCGAAGCGGACCTGGGGCCCTTCACCGCGGCGCTGGCGGGGTTCGAGGGGGAGCGCTGGGAGGCCGGTGGGCTGAGTCTCGTACGGAGCGCTCTGCCGGTGTCCGGGGTGCCGGGGGAGCGGCCGCGCTACGAGACGGCGCGGGCCTGGGCGCTGGGCCGGTGA
- a CDS encoding Uma2 family endonuclease — MTVVDTDRIDMADISDERTLDMMFEWLEPVPEGFKVEIVEGTVHMSPQRDTHWEITFDILEQLRTSYGRRQLKTDVRIDFPGLLNGFAPDVAAVTQDASTAADGRWRYQDIEFVAEVISRSTAANDYGSKKATYALAGVPVYLVVDPYTGTWHLHTLPKEDEYRSVLSLDFGTPVDLTSTVVGLVLATDAFPRD, encoded by the coding sequence ATGACCGTCGTAGACACCGACAGGATCGACATGGCCGACATCAGCGACGAGCGCACCCTGGACATGATGTTCGAGTGGCTTGAGCCCGTCCCCGAGGGATTCAAGGTCGAGATCGTCGAGGGGACCGTCCACATGTCGCCGCAGCGGGACACGCATTGGGAAATCACCTTCGACATCCTGGAGCAGTTGCGCACCAGCTACGGACGCCGGCAGCTGAAGACCGACGTACGCATCGACTTCCCCGGCCTCCTCAACGGCTTCGCCCCCGATGTCGCGGCTGTCACGCAGGACGCGTCCACGGCCGCGGACGGCCGCTGGCGCTACCAGGACATCGAGTTCGTCGCCGAGGTGATCTCCAGGAGCACCGCCGCCAACGACTACGGCTCCAAGAAGGCCACCTACGCCCTCGCCGGTGTCCCCGTGTACCTCGTCGTCGATCCGTACACCGGGACCTGGCACCTGCACACCCTGCCGAAGGAGGACGAGTACCGCAGTGTGCTGAGCCTCGACTTCGGCACCCCGGTCGACCTCACCTCGACCGTCGTCGGCCTCGTCCTCGCGACCGACGCCTTCCCCCGCGACTGA
- a CDS encoding YihY/virulence factor BrkB family protein, giving the protein MGTATRVPVTRDMSGDELSGDEALAALRRYGRWPLARDAFVRFRYADGFSHARALALQTILAIVPLVIAFVGLSAELHTESVGRLAELTIHGISEGPSAGVVDDALNRNQQSDGDGPEVALWLGLAFSVANVTTAMCQIERGANRIYGVERDRVFHLKYLRGLVMAVSAGIPLGIGSVMMVAGGDLVAAAASVYGLGDTARETLTLLRWPLGFLLALISASAIFRRSPRRRQPGYTWLAFGAAVYLVLWTVLTWLLSLYLGISGSFDTVYGPLSAFMSLLLWAYLTSIALFVGLSFAAQLEAVRARRPGPVAADPGA; this is encoded by the coding sequence ATGGGGACGGCGACCCGGGTCCCCGTGACGCGCGACATGAGCGGGGACGAGCTGTCCGGCGACGAGGCGCTCGCGGCCCTGCGCCGGTACGGCCGCTGGCCACTGGCGCGCGACGCCTTCGTGCGCTTCCGCTACGCCGACGGCTTCAGCCACGCCCGCGCGCTGGCCCTGCAGACGATCCTGGCGATCGTCCCGCTGGTGATCGCCTTCGTCGGCCTGTCGGCCGAGCTGCACACCGAGAGCGTGGGGCGGCTCGCCGAACTGACCATCCACGGCATCAGCGAGGGCCCGAGCGCCGGGGTGGTGGACGACGCCCTGAACCGCAACCAGCAGAGCGACGGCGACGGACCCGAGGTCGCCCTCTGGCTGGGACTGGCGTTCTCCGTGGCCAACGTCACCACCGCGATGTGCCAGATAGAGCGCGGCGCCAACCGGATCTACGGAGTGGAGCGGGACCGCGTCTTCCACCTCAAGTACCTGCGCGGGCTGGTGATGGCCGTGAGCGCCGGCATCCCGCTCGGCATCGGGTCCGTCATGATGGTGGCGGGCGGGGACCTCGTCGCCGCCGCGGCCTCCGTGTACGGTCTGGGCGACACCGCACGGGAGACGTTGACCCTGCTGCGCTGGCCGCTGGGTTTCCTGCTCGCGCTGATCTCGGCGAGCGCGATCTTCCGCCGCTCCCCGCGCCGCCGCCAGCCCGGCTACACCTGGCTGGCGTTCGGGGCCGCCGTCTACCTCGTCCTCTGGACGGTGCTGACCTGGCTCCTGAGCCTCTACCTCGGCATCAGCGGCTCCTTCGACACCGTCTACGGGCCCCTCAGCGCGTTCATGTCGCTGCTCCTGTGGGCCTATCTCACTTCCATAGCCCTCTTCGTCGGGCTGTCCTTCGCCGCCCAACTGGAGGCCGTCCGGGCCCGCAGGCCCGGACCGGTCGCCGCCGACCCCGGAGCATGA
- a CDS encoding DUF6411 family protein encodes MMVVGIVAVCVVLAVLAFFVPRLSRGPERGTQRTLGLGSRAGGKAPGVLGRIFSKPFRSSSKAVGKSGSAGRRTRGHMPF; translated from the coding sequence ATGATGGTCGTAGGAATTGTCGCAGTCTGTGTGGTTCTCGCCGTACTCGCCTTCTTCGTGCCGCGGCTCTCGCGCGGTCCGGAGCGCGGTACGCAGCGCACGCTCGGCCTGGGCTCCCGCGCGGGCGGCAAGGCGCCCGGCGTCCTGGGCCGCATCTTCAGCAAGCCGTTCCGCAGCAGCTCGAAGGCTGTGGGCAAGAGCGGCTCGGCCGGCCGCCGCACCCGCGGCCACATGCCGTTCTGA
- a CDS encoding aldo/keto reductase, with amino-acid sequence MKYTQLGRTGLKVSRLVLGTMNFGPQTNESDSHAIMDSAIGAGLNFFDTANVYGWGENKGRTEEIIGTWFAQGGGRRDKVVLATKMYGNMAADGDAWPNHDKLSAVNIRRAVDASLKRLQTDHIDLYQFHHVDRNTPFDEIWQAIDVLVQQGKILYAGSSNFPGYKIAQANEQAARRGSLGLVSEQCIYNLAERRAEMEVIPAARDYGLGVIPWSPLHGGLLGGVIRKTAEGGRRASGRAADALADPATRSRIQAYEDLLDKHGLEPGEAALAWLLTRPGITGPIVGPRTADQLDSALRALELDLPEAVLTGLDEIFPGPGPSPEAFAW; translated from the coding sequence ATGAAGTACACACAGCTCGGACGCACGGGCCTCAAGGTCAGCCGACTCGTCCTCGGGACGATGAACTTCGGCCCGCAGACCAACGAGTCGGACAGCCACGCGATCATGGACTCCGCCATCGGCGCGGGCCTGAACTTCTTCGACACGGCCAACGTCTACGGCTGGGGCGAGAACAAGGGCCGCACCGAGGAGATCATCGGGACCTGGTTCGCGCAGGGCGGTGGCCGGCGCGACAAGGTGGTCCTGGCCACCAAGATGTACGGGAACATGGCCGCCGACGGCGACGCCTGGCCGAACCACGACAAGCTCTCCGCCGTGAACATCCGGCGCGCGGTCGACGCCTCGCTCAAGCGCCTCCAGACCGACCACATCGACCTGTACCAGTTCCACCACGTCGACCGGAACACGCCCTTCGACGAGATCTGGCAGGCGATCGACGTCCTGGTCCAGCAGGGCAAGATCCTTTACGCCGGCTCCTCGAACTTCCCGGGCTACAAGATCGCCCAGGCCAACGAGCAGGCCGCCCGGCGGGGTTCGCTCGGCCTGGTCAGCGAGCAGTGCATCTACAACCTCGCCGAGCGCCGCGCCGAGATGGAGGTCATCCCGGCCGCGCGGGACTACGGCCTCGGTGTCATCCCGTGGTCGCCGCTCCACGGCGGCCTGCTGGGCGGCGTCATCAGGAAGACGGCCGAGGGCGGCCGCCGCGCCTCCGGCCGCGCGGCCGACGCCCTGGCCGACCCCGCCACCCGGTCCCGGATCCAGGCGTACGAGGACCTGCTCGACAAGCACGGCCTGGAACCCGGCGAAGCGGCCCTGGCCTGGCTGCTGACCCGCCCCGGCATCACGGGCCCGATCGTCGGCCCGCGCACCGCCGACCAGCTGGACAGCGCCCTGCGCGCCCTGGAACTGGACCTCCCCGAGGCCGTGCTCACGGGCCTGGACGAGATCTTCCCGGGTCCGGGGCCGTCTCCGGAGGCGTTCGCCTGGTAG